The following proteins come from a genomic window of Maribacter sp. HTCC2170:
- a CDS encoding phosphoadenosine phosphosulfate reductase family protein: protein MEFSEHQIKKLNIQFKGIPPEEIISWAVKYAKNAVVTTNFRPYEVAILNAVTQVRKNIPVVWCDTGYNTPQTYRHAEELIEILGLNVKLYVPRQTSSHRDIVLGMPGIDDPKHGEFTEQVKLEPFRRAMEEIKPDVWFTNLRKGQTAHRDSLDILSLSKDGVLKVSPFYHWSDGQLDSYLKKRSLPNEHKYFDPTKVLENRECGLHI from the coding sequence ATGGAATTTTCGGAACATCAGATTAAAAAGCTGAATATTCAATTCAAGGGTATACCACCAGAGGAAATCATTTCTTGGGCTGTGAAGTACGCTAAGAATGCTGTTGTAACCACCAATTTTAGGCCATACGAAGTAGCTATATTAAATGCAGTTACCCAGGTGAGGAAAAATATTCCTGTTGTTTGGTGTGATACTGGTTATAACACCCCCCAAACATATAGGCATGCTGAAGAGCTTATCGAGATTTTAGGACTAAATGTAAAGTTGTATGTGCCTAGACAGACATCTTCCCATAGAGATATTGTACTTGGTATGCCAGGAATTGATGACCCAAAACATGGCGAGTTCACTGAGCAAGTGAAGTTGGAACCTTTTAGAAGGGCAATGGAAGAGATTAAACCTGACGTTTGGTTTACGAACTTGAGAAAGGGTCAGACTGCACATCGCGATTCACTTGATATTTTGAGTTTAAGCAAAGATGGAGTTTTAAAGGTGAGTCCTTTTTACCATTGGAGCGATGGGCAACTGGACTCATATCTTAAAAAAAGAAGTTTACCCAATGAGCACAAATATTTTGACCCAACTAAGGTTCTTGAAAATCGCGAATGTGGTTTACATATATAA
- a CDS encoding DUF2061 domain-containing protein, producing the protein MIADQLILNKKEKTDFQKDRKSEKPIRSIAKAFSWRVVGTLDTLLISYILTGKIALAASIASIDFLTKMVLYFFHERLWNLVNWGK; encoded by the coding sequence ATGATTGCAGACCAATTGATTTTAAATAAAAAGGAGAAGACCGATTTTCAAAAGGACAGGAAATCTGAAAAACCCATTCGTAGTATTGCCAAAGCATTCAGTTGGAGAGTTGTCGGCACTTTGGATACCCTTCTTATTTCGTACATACTTACGGGAAAGATTGCTTTGGCAGCTTCTATTGCATCAATAGATTTTTTGACTAAAATGGTGCTGTATTTTTTTCACGAACGCTTATGGAACCTGGTTAACTGGGGCAAATAG
- a CDS encoding RrF2 family transcriptional regulator — MLSKKTKYGLKALTFLASQENRQPVQIAEIARNENISQKFLESILLSLRKTGILGSKKGKGGGYYLIKEPKDILMTDVMRILEGPIAMVPCVSLNFYERCEDCPDEKTCSVHKLMLQVRDSALEIYRNNTLADLIK; from the coding sequence ATGCTATCCAAAAAGACCAAATATGGCCTAAAGGCTTTAACTTTTCTTGCCTCACAGGAAAATAGACAACCTGTGCAAATTGCTGAAATTGCTAGGAACGAAAATATTTCCCAAAAGTTTTTGGAGAGTATCTTGTTAAGTCTTCGAAAAACGGGAATTCTTGGTTCAAAGAAAGGAAAAGGGGGTGGTTATTACCTAATTAAGGAGCCTAAAGATATTCTTATGACCGATGTCATGCGAATTCTTGAGGGTCCTATAGCAATGGTACCTTGTGTTAGTCTTAATTTTTATGAAAGGTGTGAAGATTGTCCAGATGAGAAAACGTGCTCGGTTCATAAATTAATGCTTCAAGTAAGGGATAGCGCCTTGGAAATCTATCGGAACAATACCCTTGCTGATTTGATTAAATAG
- a CDS encoding trans-sulfuration enzyme family protein, with protein sequence MGKSKKFETEAIRTQLERSQYLEHSSPMYLTSSFVFEDAEDMRASFAEEKERNIYSRYSNPNSSEFIDKVCKMEGAEDGFAFASGMAAVFSTFAALLSSGDHILSARSVFGSTHSLFTNFFPKWNITHSFFKIDELETIDKMVTPQTKVIYAESPTNPGVDILDLEALGRIAKKHNLILIIDNCFASPYLQQPIKFGADLVIHSGTKLMDGQGRVLAGITVGSKELVDKIYRFSRITGPALSPFNAWVLSKSLETLAIRVDRHCENAMKLAEYLEQHDKITWVKYPFLKSHPKYEIAKRQMKAGGCVVAFEVKGGLEAGRKFFDSIKLLSLSANLGDSRSIVTHPASTTHSKLSAEERQSVGITDGSVRISVGLEHIEDIIGDIEQALS encoded by the coding sequence ATGGGAAAGAGTAAAAAATTTGAAACGGAAGCAATTCGCACACAATTAGAGCGGTCACAATATTTGGAGCATTCTAGTCCCATGTACTTGACTTCTAGTTTTGTCTTTGAAGATGCTGAGGATATGCGAGCGTCTTTCGCCGAGGAAAAAGAACGTAATATTTATTCAAGATATTCAAACCCGAATTCTTCAGAATTTATTGATAAGGTATGTAAGATGGAAGGTGCTGAGGACGGTTTTGCATTTGCTTCTGGTATGGCAGCTGTTTTTTCAACATTTGCTGCTTTGTTGAGCAGTGGGGATCATATATTATCTGCAAGAAGCGTTTTTGGTTCAACACATAGTTTGTTTACCAATTTTTTTCCTAAATGGAATATTACCCATAGCTTTTTTAAGATAGATGAACTCGAAACCATTGATAAAATGGTAACACCCCAGACAAAGGTTATATATGCTGAATCCCCAACCAATCCAGGAGTTGATATACTTGATTTGGAGGCTCTAGGAAGAATTGCGAAGAAACATAATCTTATTTTGATTATTGATAATTGCTTTGCATCGCCATATTTGCAGCAACCCATAAAGTTTGGTGCAGATTTAGTAATTCACTCTGGCACTAAACTTATGGACGGACAAGGAAGGGTTTTGGCAGGCATTACAGTTGGGAGCAAAGAATTGGTTGACAAGATTTATCGTTTTTCTCGAATAACTGGTCCAGCATTATCACCTTTTAATGCTTGGGTTTTATCCAAGAGTTTGGAGACTTTGGCAATCCGGGTTGACAGGCATTGCGAAAATGCAATGAAATTAGCAGAATATCTGGAGCAGCATGACAAAATAACCTGGGTGAAATATCCTTTTTTAAAGTCGCATCCTAAGTATGAAATTGCTAAAAGGCAGATGAAAGCTGGTGGCTGTGTTGTTGCTTTCGAAGTTAAAGGCGGACTTGAGGCTGGGAGGAAGTTTTTCGATTCGATAAAACTATTGTCCTTGTCAGCCAATTTAGGTGATTCGAGGAGTATTGTGACTCACCCAGCATCGACAACACATAGCAAGCTTTCAGCTGAAGAAAGGCAATCTGTTGGGATTACTGATGGCTCTGTTAGAATATCAGTTGGCTTGGAACATATTGAGGATATTATTGGCGATATTGAGCAAGCATTAAGTTAA
- the thrA gene encoding bifunctional aspartate kinase/homoserine dehydrogenase I, which yields MLHQLELKNYKTISGVEQDISLSYQLFGKNLHEAPIILVNHALTGNSNVTGPEGWWSALIGEGKCIDTNKYTIMAFNIPGNGYDGFVIENYKDFVAGDVARIFLLGLKELKIDKLFAMIGGSLGGGIAWEMAALNPNLTTHLIPVASDWKSTDWLIANCQIQEQFLVNSKQPVHDARMHAMLCYRTPESFKERFKRSTNEELQVFNVESWLMHHGEKLKDRFQVSAYKLMNQLLKTIDITRNGESAFVNLQNSNTNIHIVGVDSDLFFTAKENKETFKQLAQAKSNVTYGEVQSLHGHDAFLIEFEQMQKLLNGIFNTNGKTQGIKVLKFGGKSLSNGEGLGHVLNIITNKVKKGENIAVVLSAREKATDQLEAILEKAAEGKDYSKDFEKFESYQTHTFKNVNLSSEFEGLFKLFEGVSLLGDYSAKIRDQVLSYGEVISAKLITKLLIGKGINARLMDSRKLIKTDDTFGDAHVIEAVSKENVLREFSQLGEEAVPVITGFIASTLENETTTLGRNGSNYSAAMIANYLDAEELQNYTHVDGIFTANPDYVAEAKRISELSYSEANELANFGATILHAKTIIPLIEKNIPLRILNTFKSDNEGTLISAKTNKEGIKSLSVIEDVALINLEGRGLLGKVGIDARIFRSLGDNNISVSIISQGSSERGIGLVVNADSAQKAKIALQREFAHDFQSKDINRITVVDDVSVISIVGQDLSTFHKPYNSLIQNQIVPLLFNNTVTGKNVSLVVNKSDLHKALNVMHGQIFGISKKVNVVIFGHGNVGGTLVDQILKSAKTIEKRKGIDLNVFAVANSKKVLFNEKGIPKNWKKTIKEKGVAYELTDVFAYAKKHHFENLIAVDNTASEEFVANYFEFVENGFDLVSSNKIANTLGFDYYQLLRDELVKNQKQYLYETNVGAGLPLIDTIKLLHLSGENITRIKGVFSGSLSYIFNTFSEVNTSFSAILKDAMNKGFTEPDPREDLSGNDVGRKLLILARELELSNEFFDIKIQNLIPTILQDVTVDEFMGNLEVLDEKFNQLKKNQKPGHVLRYVGDLHGDLRKEKGKLDVKLISVPKESALGQVKGSDSIIEIYTESYGEHPLVIQGAGAGAAVTARGVFGDILRIAEKG from the coding sequence ATGCTACATCAATTAGAATTAAAGAATTATAAAACCATCAGCGGGGTTGAACAGGATATCTCACTATCGTATCAACTTTTTGGAAAAAACTTGCATGAGGCACCGATAATATTGGTTAATCATGCTTTGACGGGAAACTCAAATGTAACAGGGCCTGAAGGATGGTGGTCTGCCCTAATTGGAGAGGGCAAGTGTATAGATACCAATAAATATACAATTATGGCCTTTAATATTCCTGGGAATGGCTATGACGGATTTGTAATTGAAAATTACAAGGATTTTGTTGCAGGAGATGTTGCTAGGATTTTTTTATTGGGTCTTAAGGAGTTGAAAATTGATAAACTTTTTGCCATGATAGGAGGCTCACTGGGAGGTGGTATTGCTTGGGAAATGGCAGCCTTGAATCCAAATTTGACGACTCATTTGATTCCTGTTGCATCTGATTGGAAATCTACAGATTGGTTGATTGCCAATTGTCAAATTCAGGAGCAGTTTTTGGTAAATTCTAAACAACCTGTTCACGATGCGCGTATGCATGCCATGTTGTGCTATCGCACTCCAGAGTCTTTTAAAGAGCGATTCAAAAGGAGTACGAATGAAGAACTACAAGTATTCAATGTTGAAAGTTGGTTAATGCACCATGGCGAGAAATTGAAGGATCGTTTTCAAGTTTCGGCTTATAAATTAATGAACCAATTATTGAAAACTATTGACATTACACGAAATGGGGAATCAGCCTTTGTTAATCTTCAAAATAGTAATACCAATATCCATATCGTAGGTGTAGATTCTGATCTCTTTTTTACGGCCAAGGAAAATAAAGAAACCTTTAAGCAGTTGGCACAGGCGAAAAGTAATGTTACCTATGGTGAGGTGCAATCGCTTCATGGGCATGATGCATTTTTAATTGAGTTTGAACAAATGCAAAAGCTGCTCAACGGTATTTTTAATACCAATGGAAAAACTCAAGGAATAAAAGTCTTGAAGTTTGGCGGAAAATCGCTTAGCAATGGAGAGGGGTTAGGTCATGTGTTGAACATTATAACCAACAAGGTTAAGAAAGGTGAGAATATTGCAGTGGTTTTATCGGCGAGGGAAAAAGCTACTGATCAATTAGAGGCGATACTGGAAAAAGCTGCTGAAGGAAAAGATTACTCAAAGGATTTTGAGAAGTTCGAGAGCTATCAAACACATACATTTAAAAATGTGAACCTCTCTTCAGAGTTTGAAGGGTTGTTCAAATTATTCGAAGGTGTTTCCTTGCTTGGGGATTATAGTGCCAAAATAAGAGACCAGGTATTATCTTATGGGGAAGTGATTTCGGCAAAATTAATTACCAAACTCTTAATAGGAAAGGGAATCAACGCCAGATTGATGGATTCGCGAAAGCTTATTAAAACTGATGATACATTTGGTGATGCCCATGTTATCGAGGCGGTTTCAAAAGAAAATGTGCTACGCGAGTTTTCCCAATTAGGCGAAGAAGCTGTTCCGGTGATTACTGGTTTTATAGCTTCGACCTTAGAAAATGAAACCACAACATTGGGGAGGAACGGAAGTAATTATTCTGCTGCCATGATTGCAAACTACCTTGATGCTGAGGAGCTTCAAAATTATACGCACGTAGATGGTATATTTACTGCTAATCCTGATTATGTTGCTGAGGCGAAACGAATATCAGAACTTTCATACAGCGAAGCGAACGAGCTAGCTAATTTTGGTGCAACTATACTTCATGCAAAAACAATTATTCCACTGATTGAAAAAAATATTCCCCTGCGAATATTAAATACATTTAAAAGTGATAATGAGGGAACTCTAATCAGTGCTAAAACGAATAAAGAAGGTATAAAGTCCTTATCTGTTATAGAGGATGTTGCATTGATCAATTTGGAAGGTCGTGGACTCCTAGGAAAGGTGGGAATTGACGCTCGAATATTCAGGTCCTTGGGCGATAACAATATAAGTGTTAGCATTATTTCGCAAGGTTCTTCTGAACGAGGAATAGGGTTGGTGGTTAATGCAGATAGTGCGCAAAAGGCAAAAATCGCACTCCAAAGGGAATTTGCCCATGATTTTCAATCAAAGGATATCAATAGGATAACTGTGGTCGATGATGTATCGGTAATTTCAATTGTGGGTCAGGATTTAAGTACTTTCCATAAACCCTATAATTCATTGATCCAAAATCAGATTGTTCCCTTGCTTTTCAATAATACGGTTACAGGAAAGAACGTGAGTTTGGTGGTCAATAAATCAGATTTGCACAAGGCTTTGAATGTAATGCACGGTCAGATTTTCGGCATAAGTAAAAAAGTCAATGTTGTAATTTTTGGGCACGGCAATGTAGGCGGTACATTGGTTGATCAAATCTTGAAATCGGCTAAGACAATTGAAAAACGTAAAGGAATAGATTTAAACGTTTTTGCAGTGGCAAATTCTAAGAAAGTACTATTCAATGAAAAAGGAATTCCAAAAAACTGGAAAAAAACAATAAAGGAAAAAGGTGTTGCTTATGAATTGACAGATGTTTTTGCATATGCCAAGAAACATCATTTTGAAAATTTGATAGCTGTTGATAATACGGCGAGCGAAGAGTTTGTTGCCAACTATTTTGAGTTTGTTGAAAATGGGTTTGATTTGGTCTCATCCAATAAGATAGCCAACACTTTAGGTTTTGATTATTATCAATTGTTGAGGGATGAATTAGTCAAAAACCAAAAACAATACCTCTATGAAACTAATGTTGGGGCGGGGTTGCCACTTATAGATACAATAAAATTACTTCATTTGTCCGGAGAGAATATTACGAGGATCAAAGGTGTGTTTTCAGGGTCTTTAAGCTATATATTTAATACGTTCTCTGAGGTCAACACTTCTTTTTCAGCGATTCTTAAGGATGCTATGAATAAAGGGTTTACCGAGCCCGATCCTAGGGAGGATTTATCAGGGAATGATGTCGGTCGTAAATTATTGATCTTGGCAAGGGAGTTGGAATTAAGTAATGAGTTTTTCGATATTAAAATTCAGAATTTGATTCCAACGATACTTCAAGATGTCACTGTGGACGAATTTATGGGTAATTTAGAAGTGTTGGACGAAAAGTTCAATCAATTAAAAAAGAACCAAAAACCTGGTCATGTATTGCGATATGTGGGTGATTTGCATGGTGATCTTAGAAAAGAGAAAGGTAAATTGGATGTAAAATTGATTTCGGTGCCAAAAGAAAGTGCTCTGGGTCAAGTAAAAGGTTCAGATTCAATTATAGAAATTTATACTGAGTCATATGGTGAGCACCCATTGGTAATTCAAGGTGCAGGAGCAGGTGCGGCTGTTACGGCAAGAGGTGTTTTTGGGGATATTCTTCGTATTGCTGAAAAAGGATAG
- a CDS encoding O-acetylhomoserine aminocarboxypropyltransferase/cysteine synthase family protein — protein MGNQKFSTNALHAGHDTTQTGGTRAVPIYQTSSYVFNDTDHAANLFSLKELGFIYTRLNNPTNQILQDRLAAIEGGVGAVVFASGTAAISTGLLTLLKAGDHIVASSSLYGGTFNLLNVTLPRLGITTTFVDASDPENFGSAVQENTRAIFVESLGNPKLDVLDLKGISAQAKAAKVPFIVDNTVATPALLNPIEHGANLVIHSLTKYIGGQGNSLGGAIIDAGTFDWSNGKFPEFTEPSAGYHGLVYHEALGAAAFTFKLILEGLRDFGGALSPYNAFQIIQGLETLSVRIKQHSENALELAKWLEGRQDVAWVNYPGLESSAYNDLAKEYLSKGQSGLVTFGIKGGFEAAKQVTDATQVFSLLANIGDTKSLIIHPASTTHQQLTSEQQEAAGVGQDLIRLSVGLEDIEDLKADLESAFEAVDKSILV, from the coding sequence ATGGGTAATCAAAAATTTTCTACAAATGCACTGCATGCTGGGCATGACACAACACAAACAGGTGGTACAAGAGCAGTGCCTATTTACCAAACTTCCTCGTACGTTTTTAACGATACAGATCATGCGGCCAACTTATTTTCCTTAAAGGAGCTAGGGTTTATTTATACGCGTCTTAATAATCCAACGAATCAAATTCTTCAAGATCGTTTGGCTGCCATTGAAGGTGGTGTAGGTGCGGTTGTTTTTGCATCAGGGACGGCTGCAATTTCTACAGGGTTATTAACTTTATTGAAGGCTGGTGATCATATAGTCGCGTCGAGCAGTCTTTATGGTGGGACTTTTAATCTATTGAATGTTACTTTACCAAGACTGGGTATCACAACAACTTTTGTCGATGCCTCGGATCCTGAGAATTTTGGTAGTGCTGTCCAAGAGAATACGCGGGCTATTTTTGTTGAATCATTAGGGAATCCAAAATTGGATGTTCTTGACCTAAAAGGTATTTCTGCTCAAGCAAAAGCGGCTAAAGTGCCATTTATTGTTGATAATACAGTGGCCACACCTGCTTTATTGAATCCAATTGAGCATGGGGCGAATTTGGTTATTCACTCGTTAACAAAATATATTGGGGGTCAAGGAAACTCATTGGGAGGAGCAATAATTGATGCAGGAACCTTTGATTGGTCCAATGGCAAGTTTCCTGAATTCACTGAGCCCTCAGCAGGATATCATGGGTTAGTTTACCATGAGGCTCTGGGTGCAGCTGCTTTTACTTTTAAACTGATTTTGGAAGGCCTTCGCGATTTTGGGGGAGCCCTTAGCCCATATAATGCTTTTCAAATTATTCAAGGGTTGGAAACACTGTCGGTTCGTATTAAACAACACAGTGAAAATGCCTTGGAACTGGCTAAATGGTTGGAAGGTCGACAAGACGTTGCTTGGGTTAATTATCCTGGTTTGGAGAGTAGTGCTTATAATGATCTTGCCAAGGAGTATTTATCAAAAGGACAAAGTGGATTGGTCACTTTTGGAATTAAAGGCGGTTTTGAAGCTGCCAAACAAGTGACAGATGCAACGCAGGTGTTCTCGTTATTGGCCAATATTGGGGATACAAAATCTTTGATTATCCATCCAGCAAGTACAACACATCAACAATTGACTTCAGAACAGCAGGAAGCTGCAGGTGTAGGTCAAGATTTAATAAGGTTATCAGTTGGTTTAGAGGATATTGAGGATTTAAAGGCAGATTTAGAGTCTGCATTCGAAGCCGTTGACAAATCAATTTTGGTATAG
- the metK gene encoding methionine adenosyltransferase encodes MAYLFTSESVSEGHPDKVADQISDALLDSFLAFDPESKVACETLVTTGQVVLAGEVKSHTYLDVQNIARNVINKIGYTKGEYQFSGDSCGVISLIHEQSQDINQGVDRGSKEEQGAGDQGMMFGYATKETENYMPLALDISHRILQTLADLRREGNEIAYLRPDAKAQVTIEYSDDNVPQRIDTIVVSTQHDQFDANDDKMLAKIKDDIISILIPLVVNQLPSNMQTLFDDQIKYHINPTGKFVIGGPHGDTGLTGRKIIVDTYGGKGAHGGGAFSGKDPSKVDRSAAYAARHIAKNLVAAGISDEVLVQVSYAIGVVEPTSIFVNTYGTSKVDKSDGEIAEIVSQLFDMRPFAIEERLKLRNPIYLETAAYGHMGKEPKVITKVFESPYNGRIETEVELFTWEKLDMVDEVKAAFKI; translated from the coding sequence ATGGCATATTTATTTACCTCAGAATCTGTTAGTGAAGGGCATCCGGACAAAGTTGCGGATCAAATCAGTGATGCTTTGTTGGATAGTTTTTTGGCTTTTGACCCCGAAAGCAAAGTGGCTTGTGAAACATTGGTGACAACTGGTCAAGTAGTTTTGGCCGGAGAAGTAAAAAGTCATACCTATCTGGATGTTCAGAATATTGCCAGGAATGTTATCAATAAGATAGGCTATACTAAAGGGGAGTACCAGTTTAGTGGAGATTCATGCGGAGTTATTTCTTTGATTCATGAACAATCACAGGACATTAACCAAGGTGTTGATAGAGGTTCAAAAGAAGAACAAGGTGCAGGGGACCAAGGAATGATGTTTGGTTATGCTACAAAAGAAACCGAAAATTATATGCCCTTAGCTCTTGATATTTCTCATAGAATTTTGCAGACCTTGGCAGACTTGAGACGTGAAGGAAATGAAATAGCTTATTTAAGACCGGATGCAAAAGCACAGGTGACCATTGAGTATTCTGATGATAATGTTCCTCAACGAATAGATACTATAGTAGTTTCTACTCAACATGATCAATTTGATGCCAATGATGATAAAATGTTGGCCAAAATCAAAGATGATATCATATCAATCCTGATTCCACTCGTCGTTAATCAATTGCCTTCGAATATGCAGACCCTGTTTGATGATCAAATAAAATATCATATCAATCCTACAGGGAAATTTGTGATTGGTGGACCTCATGGGGATACGGGTCTTACAGGTAGAAAGATAATTGTTGATACTTATGGTGGAAAAGGCGCCCATGGTGGCGGTGCATTTAGTGGCAAAGACCCAAGCAAGGTAGATAGAAGTGCAGCCTATGCAGCACGTCATATCGCAAAAAACCTTGTGGCAGCTGGCATTTCGGATGAAGTTTTAGTGCAGGTGAGTTATGCAATAGGTGTAGTGGAGCCAACCTCTATTTTCGTAAACACGTATGGAACCTCTAAGGTTGATAAAAGTGATGGAGAAATTGCGGAAATAGTCTCCCAATTATTCGATATGCGACCTTTTGCCATTGAGGAACGGTTAAAGCTGCGAAACCCAATTTATTTGGAAACAGCAGCCTACGGTCATATGGGTAAAGAGCCTAAGGTGATTACTAAAGTTTTTGAATCACCATACAATGGCAGAATAGAAACAGAGGTTGAACTGTTCACATGGGAGAAATTGGATATGGTTGATGAGGTGAAAGCAGCATTTAAGATATAA